A region of the Candidatus Eisenbacteria bacterium genome:
ACGGGTTCAGCTTGCGCGCCTCCTCAATCGCGCGCGATCCGCGGAAGACCTCTTCGAAATCGTGGTTGAACTGAAACATGTTGCCGAGATCCTCGGCGCCCGGAAAGCCGAGACCGCGATAGACGTCGAACGGGACCGGGTTGTAGAGGACCTCTCGTCCGAGCGCCCTCGTGAGCGCAGCGGCCATCTCGGCTCCGCTCAGATGCTCGCCCGAGACCCCGACCGTCCGCCCCGCGCGCCCGTTCCCTTCCCGGAAGATGCCGTAGGCGCACTTCCCGATATCCTCGGCGGCGATCCCCGGAAGCTTCCTCTCCCCCATCGGCAAGTGGAAATACACCCTGCCGTCCTCTCCCTTCTTCGGGCCCATGCCGAAGTGGACCAAGTTGTCCCAGTAGAACGAGGTGAGGAACAAAGTGGTCGGAACGCCGCTCTCCGCGAAGAAACGGTTCGCCTCTCCCTTCGCGTCGAAGTGCGGCACCTTGTACTTCTTCATGAGCGTGGGCATGCGATTGTCGGTGAGGGGAACGTGCCGGCGCGTGTCCTCGAGCGTGGACCAGATCACGTGCCGGAGGCGCGCCGCCTTCGCCGACTTCGCCATGTTCCCCGCCTGCGCAAACTCCCTCTCGGGCGACATGTGCTCCCAGAAGTTGGTGACGCAGTACGCTCCGTGGGCGCCCTCGAATGCCTTCGTCAAGCTCGCCGGGTCGTCCGCGTCGGCCGAGACCACCTCGACTCCCATCGACGCGAGCGCCCTCGCCTTCTCCGAATTCGGATTTCGCGTGATCGCCCGCGCGGCGAAACCGCCGCCGGGATCGTGCCGAATCGCGCGGACGAGGCCCCCTCCCTGCGCGCCCGTCGCGCCCAGAACCGCGAGTATCTTCTTCTCAGCCATTGTGACCTCCGTAGCCTGGATTATGCACGCGTTACCATCAGCGAACGACGATGGGGGGGATTCATCACCCGGTCGAATCGGGGCGACAGGAATATAAGAAGAAACGCGGACGCGCGCCAAGGGGGAGAACCGGAAGAAGAGCGTCGAAGGGATCGGTCGCTCAGCGCACCCGCGCGAGAACGATCGTCAGAACGACGGCGAGCATGAGAACCCCCGCCGCGATCCATCGGAACCACGGGAAGGGACCGCGCGCTTCTTTGTAGTGGTCCGGCCAGTACTCCGGCGGGCGGTTCACGCCCCCCTCGATCCACTGTTTGTTCGGGTTCTCGATGTTGATGATCGAAGGATGTTCGCCGGGAAGCACGAGCGGCGGGCTCGCGGCGAACGCTCGGACGCGCCGTTTGCGAACGGCGTCCTCCGCGTAGATCCGGTCGATCGCCTTTCCGGGCCGGCGAGCCGCGCCGAGGAGCTTGCGGGCGCCCGCCGCCGTGACCGCGTAGGCGGTCGCGGAGAGCGGGCTGAATGGAATCACCGTTCGGGGGGAGAGGCGGCGCGCGCGCCGGCGCACGTCGAAGCATCGGAAGAGGAACCACACCTCCCAGCCTTCGGGAAGATCCGCGTAGGC
Encoded here:
- a CDS encoding NmrA/HSCARG family protein, coding for MAEKKILAVLGATGAQGGGLVRAIRHDPGGGFAARAITRNPNSEKARALASMGVEVVSADADDPASLTKAFEGAHGAYCVTNFWEHMSPEREFAQAGNMAKSAKAARLRHVIWSTLEDTRRHVPLTDNRMPTLMKKYKVPHFDAKGEANRFFAESGVPTTLFLTSFYWDNLVHFGMGPKKGEDGRVYFHLPMGERKLPGIAAEDIGKCAYGIFREGNGRAGRTVGVSGEHLSGAEMAAALTRALGREVLYNPVPFDVYRGLGFPGAEDLGNMFQFNHDFEEVFRGSRAIEEARKLNPSLLTFADWIAANKERITIQ
- a CDS encoding glycosyltransferase family 25 protein, with the translated sequence MTSSANPELPFDAVYVINVRSHPERWDSARRQLREVGIEDPVRWDAVDGSVLDDETLRRLQREGRISTDLSGFDPRAHRGEIACARSHIAALENILDRGLSRALILEDDFALEGDSSDWRARLAAAYADLPEGWEVWFLFRCFDVRRRARRLSPRTVIPFSPLSATAYAVTAAGARKLLGAARRPGKAIDRIYAEDAVRKRRVRAFAASPPLVLPGEHPSIINIENPNKQWIEGGVNRPPEYWPDHYKEARGPFPWFRWIAAGVLMLAVVLTIVLARVR